TTCATTTCTCGATCTAGCTGATAAAGTCGTTGGCGCTCTTTCTCATTTAGATTCTCCAAAATTTCCTTTTCCATCTTAAGTTTAAAGGGCTGGAAAATATCTAAGTTTGTGACAATGTTGCCTAAAAAATCAAGATTATTGTTAATATCTAATTTTTCATCAGCTTCACTTAAAACTAAATCTTCATTTCTTTGAATCCCTATCATTAAGTCACTGTAAAAAGATTGGTTATTAGTACGAATGATAGTTGGAATTCCAGCTTTAATCTCAAATGGAGCATGTGGATACAATGTAATTTTCATATTACGACCGTCCGATCTGAAGTATTTCGCACGTCATCCTTTTGATCCCCAACCAAGAAATGCATACCATTATACTGCTTTTCAGTTACAGTTAAGGTTTGAATCAACCCTCTTGGTGGTAAAAAAGTTTTAATCCGATTTTCGGTAAAATGTGCTGATTGTTTCGTAACACAAACGCGTGCGTACACCGAATACTGAATCATTAAAAAGCCTTCATTAATTAATTCTTTGCGAAATTTTCGATAATTTCGTTTGTCTTCGCTAGTATCAACAGGTAAATCAAACATTACGATTAAGCGCATGATCCGATATCTCATCTCCTAATTCCACCTCTACTTTGGCTGTTTCACGTTCTCCATTTAAATAACTAATGCAGTTAGTTACGTGGGTCCTCAACGCGTTCCGTAAAATGGTATTCTTGCCGTTAAATTTCAACTCTAAATTCAATAAATCAACTAGCTGAATTTTAATTTCTGGCGTCAGTTCATTAATATTTTGTTCACTAACCCACCAATCGATAATCGGTCGGAACGGTTCCATTAGATCTGACCCTAAATTAAACTGATTTTCATCATTATGATGATGAATTCCTAGCTGGGTTAAACAACCAGTGGCCACAATGTTTCGATTAATAAATGACAATAAGATTGAATAACCATAGTTCAAAGCTGCGTTAGCCGGCTGAAAATTACGGCGTTCAAAACCGGCTTCAAATAGTAACGGAAAATATTTGCGCGCCACAACTGCTTCCCGATTGCTGATATCATTGACCTCAATTTTATGAAATTCATAATCTAATTCGCTAGTATCAATTTGTTGTTTTTGCAACACCGTAATTTGCATTTGAATCTTAGCAGTTACTAACCAGGTCCAAAGCATTTCTTTACGAGCAACATCCCAATCAAATTGTTGTTGTAACAACGATACACTCCGATTATTAGGTAAATAATCAACGGTTTCACAAACCGGCTCTCCTGTATCGTCCGAAAAAATCACTTTAACTGATGCTCGAGCCAATTCACTGACGGCCCGAGCTGTAATGACTGCTTGGGTTGTACTAATCAAAAGAACCTCGATATCATCAATCGGAATTTCATTGATGTTCTGATTCGTTTGCACAATAATTCGTCGTCCCGAGTAAGAAATTTTTGCGTGCTGGGTCACTACAATACTTCTCCATCCCATCTGTTTCCCTCCTTGACTTTCATCGAAAAAGTCGTTATATTTATTTTGTTGGTTGGGAAGCCAACGATTTTTAATCTCATTGAAATGACATACTGAGTTAAAATCAAACAATGCCTCTGGCTGAGTTTATCCTTGTGAGCCCTTAAGGGCCATACATAGTAGAAAAGGGAAGCTATCATCTGATAGCCTCCCTTTTTTGTTACATAAGCTCTACAAATCAGAAATTTTAACTTTGCGTGAGAATAATCCGGTTGGTGATTGATAAATAAATTCGGTTTCAGGGTCAAATTTCAAACCAGCTTTTAACGAGAATAATCCAAAATATTTTGGCAATCCAACCTTAGAAACATCCGTATACGGGGCATTGGCGTGTAACCCAATCAACAAATCATCAATAATGCTTCTCATCTCTTCTAAGTCAGATAATTCATCAAAGGTAGCTTTAGCGGCTTCGTTATTACTAAAATCGTAAGCTTTAAAGTATTTCTCACCATTATCAACAATTTCGTTAAAGACAAACACTAATTCATCATGATTAACGTTATTTAAGTTGGAATTTAAAATTTGCATTGATTTGTCCGACAAAACCAACTGTTGTGCATTATGACGATATTGTTTACTAGCTAAGGTAAATAGCGATTCATTTTCTGATACCAGTTGATTGATGTACACCTTATTCTTAACTACCTGATATTCACTTACTTTGCCATTTTTACCAGTAAATTGGGAACGTACTGATTTATCAACCATCTCGTCAAATGACATTCCTTGCTGTTGCCATACTAGATTAGCTAACGGGACGTTAGACAGTCGATACTCGGTCTTTTTCCCTTTGGTAACTTTAACCAAGACCATGAAAGCAGCTGTTTTACTAGTATATCCACCATAAATATCGCTAGGACGATTGTTCTTGGGATTAATTAACTTCCTTGGTTTCTTCATCTTTTTATCATGAGACGGGGCAGGGAAAACTGTTTGCTTATATAAATTACCATGATTAGTTTCCAGTTCCTTTGTTACCAGAATTTTCTTTAGCTGGTATACCTTACGCATATAGCCCAGTAGTTGATCCGAGTCATTTTTAATCGTTCCATCTTCAGCAACTGCATGCTCTTTCTCAAAGCGATACAAAAAGTTAAACTGCTTAAAGTCTTTAATTCCAGCTTTAGCAAAGTCACCATACACGAGATATGGTTTTAACTTCGGGTATTGTTGCAATAACCAGTTGCCGACGAATGCTGACAAGTAAGCATCAAAAGCATGATGATAATCGTTGACGTTCCGATTTTTATAGAATTTAAACTTGGTTCGCATGTGATGGGTTAAATCTGCTTTAATCGTCACGATGTTAGTTTGCTTATCATTTCCATACTGATCATGCAAAATTTCTGCCACTAGCTTAATGACCTGTCTAGTTTCCACTAACTGCCGGTTAATGAACCGTCCTTGATTATTGAATTTGCTAATCTTATCCGGCGTTAACGTTAAATTATTGTATTTCTTCCAAGTCATTAGTCCATGTTCACGGAGCGTGTTCCAATATCCTTTCATCCTAGGACCAAAAATTTCACCTGGTAATTGATCAGCTTTCTTAGCTCGATTATTACTTTGTGAAGTTAAAATCCGATTATCTAATGAATTATCAAGAATAAACGATTGGGGCAAGATGTGATCAATATCATACTGAGAAAGACGATCAATGTCCAAAGGTTCCCCTGAATAGAGGTCTTTTCCACCTTGCACAAAGTATAAATACAAACGATCATTAAATTGCACTTTGTCTTTGATTTTATCTTTTAATTCATCCTGAACGGATTCGCTAACTTCATCCTTGGCTTTTTCAAACATTTGGTTTAATTGCCGAGAACGTGAATTAATCAAGCGATGATCATTCCGATCCTCACGAGCAAATTCAATCATGATATTAGCAGGCGCGTGCCCCATGGCCTTTTCAATGTCATCAACTACTAACAGTACCTGACGAATGGCCTTTTTATTCTGTGGGGAGGTATATAAATCAGCAATTACATCTGAAACGTTTTGTTTGTCTAATTTTTCTCCGTTAAATTCCTGGATTGCTTTTTTAAATCCGTCATCTGCCAGCGTTTCCATTAAATTTTGTTGGGTATTCCACAAGACGTCAATGACCCGTTCGCCATTAGCGTTGGTAATCCCAGCTAACAGTTGTTTTGATAAACGTCCCCAACCTTGGTACCGGTGTTTAGACAGCCGGTCTTTTTGCGTTGGTGTGAGCCAGCTAATTGTATCTAATTTCAACTTAAAAATGTGTTCATCTTCAAAAATCGTGGACCATTCAATAATCCGTTCCAAATCCGCTTGCCGGTTAGGATTATCAATTTGAGCTCCAAAAATAGCTTTAAAGTCATTATAAGTACTTAATGTATTGTTAACGTTCTTCTGGTCCGTGGTTCCAGAAAGATAGGCATCCGTACTAAACCAACTTTGCGCTTGCATAAAATCATTAAGCCGTTTCAAAGAAACCCGTTTGTGTTTCTTGTATACCTGATTAAAAATTGCTTGTTTATAATCGGGAGATAACGCTAATTTGTTTCCATTTACGTTAACCTTTAACTTATTCAACTCATTTAAAACCGTAAATTCTTGGTACAACAAACTATTCTTCGGTAAAACTGGAGCCCCAATCAAATAGGTATCAGTCGCGGTCATCCGTTTAATAAAATTAGTGGCTGAAGCTGTTTTATCAACTTTTTCTTCAAAATTCCAGGGCTTAATTTCACCTTGTTCTTTGCGTTTCATCCAGGCAAATTTACCATTATCTTCGCTAACTTGGTCAGGATCAACCATCGGACCAACATAATAAGGAACCCGGAAAGAAATTAAAGCATCTAAATGGTCTTTTTGCTCTAATAACCATGGGTAATAGCGACCCTGGTTCTCAATAATAGCATCCAGTTCTTGTTGTTGCAGTTGGTACGGAATCGCTCCATTATCCTTAGAACGTTGCTTGGGCATAAATTGCTCTTTAGCAATCTCCGTTTTAATTTGCGTAGCCAGATCCGAATCATCTAGTTGCTTTTCCACCCGCTTCGCAAATTCATCCCACGGAATTTTTTTTATAACTACTAATTTCTCCATCAACGTAATCAGCATAGGCCTGCTTTAATGCTTTGGCTGGTTGTTTCTTTCCGGCTTGTTTTAGTTGCTCCGCCATTCGTTTTAATCGACTTAAATCATGACAATGTTGCTTATAGCGACCCATCATGGCAGCGGAAACACTTTCATACATCGACCCATCTTCTGAATTTTGTAAAATTCCCGCTAGATCAACTGCAAAGTAGAGTTTTTGGAGAATTGCTAAGATTTCTTGGTCTTCATCCGTAATTTGTGAACCTAGATCCGCAATTTTATCGTCAAAATCATCGCTATTAAAAGTTAAAGAAAATTCCTTAGCGTTAGCAGCAGCTTGAATTCCAAAGATAACGTTAAACTTAGCTTTCAAACCCAGAATGGCTTTCAGTAACTCAGTTGCAACTTTTTTATTAGCCTGATTTTGATCTTTATCTCCTTTAACAAAAATCTCTCCAGCGATTTGTTTTTGTCGATCACTTTTAGACAATTTTTTGTCAGTCAACGTTGCAACCCATTGATTCACTCCGGTCGTTTTTAACTCTAGACCATCCCGTTGTTTCATGGCAAAAATCTCATTTAATTGACTAAAAGCTGACGCTAAATCAATTTCTCCACCCTTAAACTTATCAGCATCCGCCTTATTTAAAAAGTGCCCCCGATATTTAATCAAGTGGTGAACGGCTAAGTAAATTAACCGCACATCAAACTTTTGGTCCTCTGTAGCCAAATCATGCCGTAAATGATAAATAGTGGGATATTGATGATGGTAATCCTGATCAGTAAAATCAGGATCATCAAATAAAATATTGCCCGCAAATTCTTGTTTTTTAGTGGGATCTAATGGAGAAACACTCGATTGACGTAACCGAGGGTAAAAGCTTTGATCCACCTCCGCAATCGGAGCATCAAAAATTTCATCTAATAACCGCAAGCGCCATTTTCTGCGTGATAAACGCCGCCGGGTCGTTCGAAACCCACGGCGATCAGCAGCAGATTGTCCTTCACTAAACAAGCGAGCTCCGATTCCATAGTGTCCCTTTACAGAAATCAAACGATTATTTTCATCGGTAATCGCCCACCCAATCGAACTCGTGCCAATGTCTAAACCTAGGTTATAGGGTACATCTTTTTTCATAATGGCCTCCTAGTTAAATAATAATATTATTATATCATTATTCGAAAAACAAAATTGCCCATTTAACTCCCCTGTTTAGAAGTTAATCATTCTATTCTAATTTTAATTGACGCTCTCTCCATTAAAATCTAAAATGGGGACAGTCTTAACCAAATTTTAAAAATTGCTAATCTGGGTTTGGACTGGAAAGTGGGTTTACGATGGCAAAGAATCGACCGTTTAAATTATTATTACTTTCATTCATGCTCTTTTTTAGCCTGGGAATGCCATTAAGGACTGGTCAGGCAGCAGCAAATTCATCTAATTTACCCTTGACTAACCAACAGGTTCAATCCCAAGCAAAAGGTGCCATTGCCATTGATGCCAATAGTGGCCAGATTTTGTATGGTGAAAATCAAGATCAACGCTTACCCATTGCTTCTGTTAGTAAATTAGTGACCATTGGGGTTGTTTTGCAAAAAATCAAACAACATCAACTTAACTGGGATACCAAGGTTCCCATCAGCCAAGCAATTGCTACTTTAAGTCAAAATCCCTTGTATACGAACGTCCCGTTGGTAGCAGGACAAACATATACCGTCAGACAGCTCTATAATGCTAGTTTAGTAACATCTGCCAACGCCGCAGCAATAGCGCTCGGACAATCCATTGCTGGTCCCCATGGTGACTTTGGTCAAATCATGCGCCAAACCGTATCTAAATGGGGAATTAAAAACGCCCAACTTTATAACGCTTGTGGTTTAACTAATCAAGAATTAGGTTCTTTAGGTAGTTCCCAACTTAGTGGAGCTACCGAAAACAAGCTATCTGCTAAAGAAACCGCACTGATTGCACAAAAAGTTTATCAACTAAATCCACAAATTGTCCAAACTACAGCGCTTCAACAAATTAACTGGAACGGCATTCCAGAAGCTACCACCAATCATCTGTTGGGAAATCACGCTGGCTTCCAGGTCGATGGACTTAAAACCGGGACGAGCGATACAGCCGGCGAAAACCTAGTGGCAACCGCTACTAAAGGTAATCATCGGGTCATTACCGTAGTGATTGGGGCTGCTACCGGGCAAAGAAATCTGCAGACCGCTAAGATTCTCAACGGCCTCAACCAGCTCCAGGTGGTCAATCTACAACGGAAGAATTTACCCTACCAAAAATTACAGGTGATTAACGGAAAACAATCCTCGGTTCCGTTAGGATTTCAACGCCCGCCTTACTACTGGCTTCGAAAATCGGACCAATTAACAACACGATTAGTTCCTAACGATGGCCTCACTCAGTTCTCAATGCCACTAGCCCCCATCCATAAGAACCAACCATTTGGTCAGCTCCAGATTCAAGCTCCACACCTTCAATTCCTCCAACGACAATCATCATCCATTCCGGTTGTCTTTACCAACTCGGATAACATCGCTTGGGGACGAATGTTCCTTGGCGGCTTTGAGTTAATCGTAATTATAGCTGGATTGGGTTACTTAGTCTATTGGCTGAAAAATCGCTACGCCCCCCGACATTAAATGCAAATAAAAACAGGTTCTCCTATGACAAGGAAAACCTGTTTTTATTTACACTGATTGTTGTAAAAAGGTGGCTAGATCAGCATAAAAACGATCCGTTTCATCAATCATCAAATTATGACCTGAGTTTGAATAGCATTTTACCTTTAATTCCGGATAGGATGGGCGAAGTTTTTCCACGTCTTGGTTGCCGACGATATTGTCATATTTACCAACCAACGCAGTGGTAGTTAATTCCGACTTTTGCCCCCTTAAATCCGGTAATGCATAACGATCGGATTGCATGGCCTGGGTTAACATCGGACTCTTATTTTTCGCCATGACGGTGGCAATCTGTTGTTGATAGTACCGATATTTCAATCGATTAAGGACCACGTTTACTTCCCCAAAACCATTGCTAAATTGAGTTGCATCCGGGCTTACGTAAGTATGTTGCAATTGAGCTAGTTTTCGTTGGGAAGTTGCAGGCACCATCATTGGAACTACTAGTAGTTGCGCCGTTAATTCCTGCGGAAAGTAACTTGATAATCTTGTCGCTAGATAGCCACCGTATGATTGTCCTAACGTCACAAACCGCTGTAACTGTAACGACTTGATAACCTGTACCACCATTTGGAGGGTCGTAGCTGAATCAATAAAGGGTTGGTCCCGCGACTGTCCCATCCCGGGTAAGTCAATGTAAATCCGTTGGTAAGCACGCGTTTGGTTTTGAAAAAAGGGCTCCAGCAGTGGCATTAAGCTAGTCGAGTCCAGTTCATATCCATGCAGCATGACCACGGGAAAACCCGTTCCTACCGTAATAAAGTTCAACATTTTTCGTTCTCCTGTCAGCTACTCAATCCAGTTAGTTACTCAAATGATACCATTTTTAGCAATCACACCAAAAAGCCCTCCAGCTAGAATTCCTAGCTAGAGGACCTTAGTTTAAATTAGGTTAAACTTCTTTATCGGTTTCCGTTTCCACTCCAATTCCATCGTACTCATCCAAAATGATGTCTTTCAGATCAGCAATCAATGGTTCCTTCGGGTTGGCCGTTGTACATTGGTCCCCGTAAGCTAATTCGGCTAACCGTTGGGCTTTTTCTTCCAATTCCTCCCGGTCGACACCTTGGGCTTTCAAGCTCAACGTAACGCCAACTGAGTGAGCTAAATCAATCACTTTGTGCACCAAAGCCTCTTTTAACTCTTCTTCCGAGTTACCTTCTAAACCGATGTAACGAGCAATTTCTGCATAGTCTTTATCAGCGCGGAAGGATTCGTACTTCGGCCACGTTGCAATCTTCTTTGGTTGTTTGAAGTTGTAACGAATAACGTGTGGCAAGGTAATTGCAATCGCAATTCCGTGGGTAATGCCGAATTGACCACCGAGTTTGTGGGCGATGGAGTGGGTAATTCCCAAGAAGGCGTTCGCAAAGGCCATTCCGGCAATCGTTGAGGCCGTGTGCATCTTGTCCCGAGCTTCCATGTCACCGTTGTAAGAAGCCGTTAAGTTTTCAAAAATCATCTTAATAGCTTGCAATGACAACGGACGCGTGTAGTCAGAAGCCATGACCGAAACGTATGATTCAATGGCGTGGGTCAAAGCATCCAATCCAGAAGCAGCAATCGTGCTCTTTGGCACCGTCTTAACAAATTGCGGGTCAATGATGGCTACATCAGGAGTTAAGGCGTAATCAGCCAGTGGGTACTTAATGTGTAACTTAGCATCCGTAATAACTGAGAACGGTGTTACTTCGGAACCAGTTCCGGACGTACTTGGGATGGCAACCATCTTCGACTTGCTTGGTTTTTCAAAGCGGTAAGCCCGTTTCCGAATGTCCAAGAATTTTTGCTTAGCACCAAAGAAATCCGTTTCCGAGTTTTCGTAGATTAACCACATCATCTTAGCAGCATCCAGCGGTGATCCTCCCCCGAGGGCGATAATCGTGTCTGGTTGGAAACCACGCATTTGCAATACTCCGGCATCCACCGTTTCCGTCGTTGGTTCGCCGTGAATGTCATCAAAGATGTAGTATTGGACATCGTCATCACGAGCGTTTAATTCGTCAAGCACCTTGTCAACGTAGTGGTATTTAACCATGGATGGACTCGTAACAATAAAGGCTTTGTGAATGTCCGGCATATCCTTGAGGTAACGCACGGAGTTTTTTTCGAAGTAAATTTTTGGTAGTTTAATCCATTGCATATTATTTCTTCTCTTTGCGATTGTTTTGATGTTCAACAGGTCGTAATCCGTTACGTTATGGGAAATTGAGTTTTGTCCCCATGATCCAGTTCCTAAGGTTAAGGATGGGGTCATGTTATTGTACAAGTTCCCCACCCCACCTAATCCAGATGGCGAGTTCACAATAATCCGGGAGGCTTTCACAGAAACTCCGAACTTCGTCGCTAATTCTTCGTTCCGAGTTTGAATGGCAGCTGTGTGCCCTAATCCACCGTAGTCCAGCAGCTTGTTTACGATTTCAAAGGCATCTTTGTGACCCTTAGCCCGGTAAACGGAGATTACTGGGGATAATTTTTCTCCAGACATCGGGTACTTTGGTCCAATTCCTGTCATTTCCACGGCAAGCACTTGGGTATCTTTAGGAACCTTGATGTTTGCCATGTCAGCAATTTGTTGAGCGGTTGCTCCGGCGATTGGACCCTTAACGCTTAACCGGGTGCTATCAAACATTGCATCAGTTAATTGTTGTTGTTCGTCTTCTGGAACAAAATAAACTCGGTTACGTTCCAATTGTTCCTTCACGTCGTCGTAAATATCATCGTCAATGACGGCACTGTTTTCAGTGGCACAAATCATCCCGTTATCAAAGGTCTTGGATAACACAATGTCGTTCACGGCTTCTGGAATCTTAGCGGTCTTTTCGATGTAAACCGGACCATTACCAGGACCAACCCCTAAAGCAGGTTTTCCAGTAGAGTAAGCGGCTTTAACTAAACCAGGACCACCAGTAGCCAAGGTACATGCTACACCTGGGTGCTTAATCAAGGCATTCGTAGCTTCCCGACTTGGTTCTTCAATCCATTGGATGCAGTCTTTCGGTGCACCAGCGGCCACGGCAGCATCCCGCATGATTTTAGCGGCTTCAATTGAAGATTTCAGTGCTTGGGGATGCAAACTAAAGATGATGGCGTTCCGCGTCTTCATCGAAATGATGGACTTGAACAACGTGGTGGAAGTTGGGTTCGTTACGGGTGTAATTCCCGCGATGACACCTAATGGTTCTGCCACTTTAATCAAATCTTCTTCCGAGTTTTCGTCAATCACACCGACCGTTTTGTCGTTGCGAATGTCGTGCCAGATTTCTTCAGTAGCAAATAAGTTCTTGATGGCCTTGTCTTCAGCGACTCCCCGACCAGTTTCTTCGTAAGCCATTTTACCAAGGCGTTGGTGCGCATCGACTCCGGCAATTACCATGGCGTGCGTAATTTCGTCCACTTTAGCTTGATCAAAACTACTCATTT
This genomic stretch from Fructilactobacillus carniphilus harbors:
- the cas2 gene encoding CRISPR-associated endonuclease Cas2, giving the protein MRLIVMFDLPVDTSEDKRNYRKFRKELINEGFLMIQYSVYARVCVTKQSAHFTENRIKTFLPPRGLIQTLTVTEKQYNGMHFLVGDQKDDVRNTSDRTVVI
- the cas1 gene encoding type II CRISPR-associated endonuclease Cas1: MGWRSIVVTQHAKISYSGRRIIVQTNQNINEIPIDDIEVLLISTTQAVITARAVSELARASVKVIFSDDTGEPVCETVDYLPNNRSVSLLQQQFDWDVARKEMLWTWLVTAKIQMQITVLQKQQIDTSELDYEFHKIEVNDISNREAVVARKYFPLLFEAGFERRNFQPANAALNYGYSILLSFINRNIVATGCLTQLGIHHHNDENQFNLGSDLMEPFRPIIDWWVSEQNINELTPEIKIQLVDLLNLELKFNGKNTILRNALRTHVTNCISYLNGERETAKVEVELGDEISDHALNRNV
- the cas9 gene encoding type II CRISPR RNA-guided endonuclease Cas9 (Cas9, originally named Csn1, is the large, multifunctional signature protein of type II CRISPR/Cas systems. It is well known even to general audiences because its RNA-guided endonuclease activity has made it a popular tool for custom editing of eukaryotic genomes.); this encodes MEKLVVIKKIPWDEFAKRVEKQLDDSDLATQIKTEIAKEQFMPKQRSKDNGAIPYQLQQQELDAIIENQGRYYPWLLEQKDHLDALISFRVPYYVGPMVDPDQVSEDNGKFAWMKRKEQGEIKPWNFEEKVDKTASATNFIKRMTATDTYLIGAPVLPKNSLLYQEFTVLNELNKLKVNVNGNKLALSPDYKQAIFNQVYKKHKRVSLKRLNDFMQAQSWFSTDAYLSGTTDQKNVNNTLSTYNDFKAIFGAQIDNPNRQADLERIIEWSTIFEDEHIFKLKLDTISWLTPTQKDRLSKHRYQGWGRLSKQLLAGITNANGERVIDVLWNTQQNLMETLADDGFKKAIQEFNGEKLDKQNVSDVIADLYTSPQNKKAIRQVLLVVDDIEKAMGHAPANIMIEFAREDRNDHRLINSRSRQLNQMFEKAKDEVSESVQDELKDKIKDKVQFNDRLYLYFVQGGKDLYSGEPLDIDRLSQYDIDHILPQSFILDNSLDNRILTSQSNNRAKKADQLPGEIFGPRMKGYWNTLREHGLMTWKKYNNLTLTPDKISKFNNQGRFINRQLVETRQVIKLVAEILHDQYGNDKQTNIVTIKADLTHHMRTKFKFYKNRNVNDYHHAFDAYLSAFVGNWLLQQYPKLKPYLVYGDFAKAGIKDFKQFNFLYRFEKEHAVAEDGTIKNDSDQLLGYMRKVYQLKKILVTKELETNHGNLYKQTVFPAPSHDKKMKKPRKLINPKNNRPSDIYGGYTSKTAAFMVLVKVTKGKKTEYRLSNVPLANLVWQQQGMSFDEMVDKSVRSQFTGKNGKVSEYQVVKNKVYINQLVSENESLFTLASKQYRHNAQQLVLSDKSMQILNSNLNNVNHDELVFVFNEIVDNGEKYFKAYDFSNNEAAKATFDELSDLEEMRSIIDDLLIGLHANAPYTDVSKVGLPKYFGLFSLKAGLKFDPETEFIYQSPTGLFSRKVKISDL
- the cas9 gene encoding type II CRISPR RNA-guided endonuclease Cas9 (Cas9, originally named Csn1, is the large, multifunctional signature protein of type II CRISPR/Cas systems. It is well known even to general audiences because its RNA-guided endonuclease activity has made it a popular tool for custom editing of eukaryotic genomes.), giving the protein MKKDVPYNLGLDIGTSSIGWAITDENNRLISVKGHYGIGARLFSEGQSAADRRGFRTTRRRLSRRKWRLRLLDEIFDAPIAEVDQSFYPRLRQSSVSPLDPTKKQEFAGNILFDDPDFTDQDYHHQYPTIYHLRHDLATEDQKFDVRLIYLAVHHLIKYRGHFLNKADADKFKGGEIDLASAFSQLNEIFAMKQRDGLELKTTGVNQWVATLTDKKLSKSDRQKQIAGEIFVKGDKDQNQANKKVATELLKAILGLKAKFNVIFGIQAAANAKEFSLTFNSDDFDDKIADLGSQITDEDQEILAILQKLYFAVDLAGILQNSEDGSMYESVSAAMMGRYKQHCHDLSRLKRMAEQLKQAGKKQPAKALKQAYADYVDGEISSYKKNSVG
- a CDS encoding serine hydrolase, producing the protein MAKNRPFKLLLLSFMLFFSLGMPLRTGQAAANSSNLPLTNQQVQSQAKGAIAIDANSGQILYGENQDQRLPIASVSKLVTIGVVLQKIKQHQLNWDTKVPISQAIATLSQNPLYTNVPLVAGQTYTVRQLYNASLVTSANAAAIALGQSIAGPHGDFGQIMRQTVSKWGIKNAQLYNACGLTNQELGSLGSSQLSGATENKLSAKETALIAQKVYQLNPQIVQTTALQQINWNGIPEATTNHLLGNHAGFQVDGLKTGTSDTAGENLVATATKGNHRVITVVIGAATGQRNLQTAKILNGLNQLQVVNLQRKNLPYQKLQVINGKQSSVPLGFQRPPYYWLRKSDQLTTRLVPNDGLTQFSMPLAPIHKNQPFGQLQIQAPHLQFLQRQSSSIPVVFTNSDNIAWGRMFLGGFELIVIIAGLGYLVYWLKNRYAPRH
- a CDS encoding alpha/beta fold hydrolase; translated protein: MLNFITVGTGFPVVMLHGYELDSTSLMPLLEPFFQNQTRAYQRIYIDLPGMGQSRDQPFIDSATTLQMVVQVIKSLQLQRFVTLGQSYGGYLATRLSSYFPQELTAQLLVVPMMVPATSQRKLAQLQHTYVSPDATQFSNGFGEVNVVLNRLKYRYYQQQIATVMAKNKSPMLTQAMQSDRYALPDLRGQKSELTTTALVGKYDNIVGNQDVEKLRPSYPELKVKCYSNSGHNLMIDETDRFYADLATFLQQSV
- the adhE gene encoding bifunctional acetaldehyde-CoA/alcohol dehydrogenase, producing MSDKKEEKQLKQIDNTIDKMVKKAHVALDEMSSFDQAKVDEITHAMVIAGVDAHQRLGKMAYEETGRGVAEDKAIKNLFATEEIWHDIRNDKTVGVIDENSEEDLIKVAEPLGVIAGITPVTNPTSTTLFKSIISMKTRNAIIFSLHPQALKSSIEAAKIMRDAAVAAGAPKDCIQWIEEPSREATNALIKHPGVACTLATGGPGLVKAAYSTGKPALGVGPGNGPVYIEKTAKIPEAVNDIVLSKTFDNGMICATENSAVIDDDIYDDVKEQLERNRVYFVPEDEQQQLTDAMFDSTRLSVKGPIAGATAQQIADMANIKVPKDTQVLAVEMTGIGPKYPMSGEKLSPVISVYRAKGHKDAFEIVNKLLDYGGLGHTAAIQTRNEELATKFGVSVKASRIIVNSPSGLGGVGNLYNNMTPSLTLGTGSWGQNSISHNVTDYDLLNIKTIAKRRNNMQWIKLPKIYFEKNSVRYLKDMPDIHKAFIVTSPSMVKYHYVDKVLDELNARDDDVQYYIFDDIHGEPTTETVDAGVLQMRGFQPDTIIALGGGSPLDAAKMMWLIYENSETDFFGAKQKFLDIRKRAYRFEKPSKSKMVAIPSTSGTGSEVTPFSVITDAKLHIKYPLADYALTPDVAIIDPQFVKTVPKSTIAASGLDALTHAIESYVSVMASDYTRPLSLQAIKMIFENLTASYNGDMEARDKMHTASTIAGMAFANAFLGITHSIAHKLGGQFGITHGIAIAITLPHVIRYNFKQPKKIATWPKYESFRADKDYAEIARYIGLEGNSEEELKEALVHKVIDLAHSVGVTLSLKAQGVDREELEEKAQRLAELAYGDQCTTANPKEPLIADLKDIILDEYDGIGVETETDKEV